A genomic window from Microbacterium sp. H1-D42 includes:
- a CDS encoding class I SAM-dependent methyltransferase has product MSDQTDIDARIQTYYGEVFDEHARLTTRSAQGPLEFQRTQEIIRTHVSGGRVLDIGGGAGVHARALADGGFDVALIDPVPRHVEQALSIGVDAHVADARELPFSDASFDAALMLGPLYHLASEHDRVRALREAARVVRPGGVVFAAGLSRYIAFGKATLGRPVPELYPGEWVALAATGTPSPGRFPAGHFHTAEELQAEVTAAGMHVLEVVGVEGPAGALLESLQDAGEQLSDAALTIARASADLPGIRDMSAHLIAVARVPE; this is encoded by the coding sequence GTGTCCGACCAGACTGACATCGACGCGCGCATCCAGACCTACTACGGCGAGGTGTTCGACGAGCATGCCCGGCTGACGACCCGTTCTGCGCAGGGTCCGCTGGAGTTCCAGCGGACGCAGGAGATCATCCGCACCCACGTTTCTGGCGGACGCGTGCTCGACATCGGCGGCGGCGCCGGTGTGCATGCGAGGGCGCTGGCGGATGGCGGGTTCGACGTCGCGCTGATCGACCCCGTGCCCCGTCACGTCGAGCAGGCGCTTTCCATCGGCGTCGACGCGCACGTGGCGGATGCCCGTGAGCTCCCGTTCTCGGATGCCTCGTTCGACGCGGCGCTGATGCTGGGCCCGCTCTATCACCTGGCATCCGAGCACGACCGCGTGCGCGCGCTGCGCGAGGCGGCACGAGTGGTCCGCCCCGGCGGGGTCGTCTTCGCTGCCGGGCTTTCGCGTTATATCGCGTTTGGGAAGGCCACGTTGGGTCGGCCCGTTCCCGAGCTGTATCCGGGGGAGTGGGTGGCGCTGGCGGCCACAGGAACGCCTTCGCCGGGACGGTTCCCTGCCGGGCACTTCCATACCGCGGAGGAGTTGCAGGCCGAGGTCACCGCAGCCGGGATGCACGTGCTGGAGGTCGTCGGCGTGGAAGGTCCCGCGGGCGCGCTGCTGGAATCGTTGCAGGATGCGGGGGAGCAGCTGTCGGATGCCGCACTGACGATCGCGCGGGCGTCAGCCGATCTGCCTGGGATCCGTGACATGAGCGCGCACCTCATCGCTGTGGCACGCGTGCCGGAATGA
- a CDS encoding HIT family protein, producing the protein MSTITHEPDAYSCPFCRLQEGIVDERNAASDVVAVTDHAYARIAPKWWPGNPGAVLVIPRAHIENIYELSAIDGQAVWDLVQRVAVGIRAAYKCEGTSIRQHNEPAGGQDVWHLHVHVFPRHADDRLYQRHDDAQWIDTSAREPYAQKLRTTLGMPYTFDD; encoded by the coding sequence GTGTCCACAATCACGCACGAGCCTGACGCCTATTCCTGTCCGTTCTGCCGGCTTCAAGAGGGCATCGTCGATGAGCGCAACGCCGCCTCTGATGTCGTCGCGGTCACCGATCACGCGTACGCGCGGATCGCTCCGAAGTGGTGGCCAGGAAACCCCGGCGCAGTGCTCGTGATCCCGCGTGCCCACATCGAGAACATCTACGAACTGTCAGCGATCGACGGGCAGGCGGTATGGGACCTTGTTCAGCGCGTTGCCGTCGGGATTCGCGCTGCCTACAAGTGTGAAGGAACATCGATCCGGCAGCACAATGAACCGGCCGGCGGCCAAGACGTCTGGCATCTTCACGTGCACGTGTTCCCACGCCACGCGGACGACCGCCTCTACCAGCGGCACGACGACGCCCAATGGATCGATACGTCCGCGCGAGAGCCGTACGCCCAGAAGCTGCGGACCACCCTGGGGATGCCGTACACGTTCGATGACTGA
- a CDS encoding Type 1 glutamine amidotransferase-like domain-containing protein, giving the protein MSVHLIGGGATTSADALLHAPFVSEAALRASQDGRARTRIAVISLQPEAAEKAAALGELLTEAAGDSEIDMHLIAGRPGEPIEIDAIVGVDGIAVGGGVVEDVRAGLEPVFSELRRLVAGGVPYLGVSAGAMIAGETSFGGGSRIGGMVVSPEDPDDGYELEIETGIGLVELAVEVHTAQRGMLSRLVAAVESGLVTEGLGIDERTAVIVSADGLRIEGEGNVWRVLPAEGGVLVTRISP; this is encoded by the coding sequence GTGAGCGTGCACCTGATCGGCGGCGGGGCGACCACGAGTGCGGACGCACTCCTTCACGCGCCGTTCGTCTCCGAAGCGGCGCTGCGAGCCAGCCAGGACGGACGGGCGCGGACGCGCATCGCGGTCATCTCTCTGCAGCCCGAGGCTGCGGAGAAGGCGGCGGCTCTGGGCGAGCTTCTGACCGAGGCTGCAGGGGATTCCGAGATCGACATGCACCTGATCGCCGGGCGGCCTGGCGAGCCGATCGAAATCGACGCGATCGTGGGCGTCGACGGTATCGCCGTAGGAGGGGGCGTTGTCGAGGACGTGCGCGCCGGGCTCGAGCCGGTGTTCAGCGAATTGCGTCGCCTGGTTGCCGGTGGGGTGCCATACCTCGGAGTCTCGGCCGGAGCGATGATCGCGGGGGAGACGTCATTCGGAGGCGGGTCGCGCATCGGCGGCATGGTCGTCTCACCTGAGGATCCTGACGACGGCTACGAGCTGGAGATCGAGACCGGAATCGGCCTCGTGGAGTTGGCCGTCGAGGTGCACACGGCCCAGCGCGGCATGCTGTCGCGACTCGTTGCCGCCGTCGAGTCTGGATTGGTCACGGAGGGATTGGGCATCGATGAGCGCACGGCCGTGATAGTGAGCGCCGATGGGCTCCGGATCGAGGGCGAAGGAAACGTCTGGCGAGTTCTGCCTGCTGAGGGTGGCGTACTGGTCACCAGGATCAGCCCCTGA
- a CDS encoding excinuclease ABC subunit UvrA: protein MTQGHPADSHDVIRIQGARENNLKDVSVSIPKRRLTVFTGVSGSGKSSLVFDTVAAESRRMIDETYSAFVQGFMPSVPRPDVDVLEGLTTAIIVDQERLGANPRSTVGTVTDANAMLRILFSKFGAPHIGGPTAFSFNIPTQKASGVMIGPGGEKKIVKDAIYLGGMCPRCEGRGAVSDLDLTQIVDESKSLLDGAIMVPGYTADGWMVKQFAGSGFYPADKPIEQFTEKQRHLFLYGEVTKVKINEINITYEGLIPKITKAMLSKDLDALQPHIRAFVEKVATFATCPECDGTRLTEGARSSKIDGVSIADACRMQVTDLAAWVNALTLTGAGPLLDALRSNLDSFVTLGLGYLSLERPSGTLSGGEAQRIKLLRHLGSSLTDVTYVFDEPTIGLHPHDIQQMNSLLLRLRDKGNTVLVVEHKPETIAIADHVVDLGPGAGSAGGEIGFEGTVKGLAASDTVTGRHLNDRAKLKDAVRARSGVIEVRGADTHNLQDVDVDVPTGILTVITGVAGSGKSSLVHGSISPRPDVVSIDQTAIKGSRRSNPATYTGMLEPIRKAFAKANGVKPALFSANSEGACPTCKGSGVIITELGFMDTIETPCEDCGGKRFQAAVLEYKLAGKDITEVLDLPVSEAHAFFASDEAKIPAVVKILGRMQDVGLGYLTLGQPLSTLSGGERQRLKLAIQMGEDADTYVLDEPTTGLHLADVDNLLGLLDRLVDAGKTVIVIEHHQAVMAHADWIVDIGPGAGHDGGRVVFEGSPADLISAKTTLTGQHLADYVGA, encoded by the coding sequence GTGACACAGGGGCACCCCGCTGACAGCCATGACGTCATCCGAATTCAGGGTGCGCGTGAGAACAATCTCAAGGACGTCAGCGTCAGCATCCCGAAACGGCGCCTCACGGTCTTCACCGGCGTCTCAGGATCCGGCAAGAGCTCACTCGTCTTCGACACGGTCGCGGCGGAGTCGCGGCGCATGATCGATGAGACCTACAGCGCATTCGTGCAGGGGTTCATGCCGTCAGTGCCTCGGCCGGACGTCGATGTGCTCGAGGGACTGACCACGGCGATCATCGTCGATCAGGAGCGGCTGGGAGCCAACCCGCGGTCCACTGTCGGCACAGTGACCGATGCCAACGCGATGTTGCGCATTCTGTTCTCCAAGTTCGGTGCGCCGCACATCGGCGGACCCACGGCCTTCTCCTTCAACATCCCGACGCAGAAAGCGAGCGGGGTGATGATCGGACCGGGCGGCGAGAAGAAGATCGTCAAGGATGCGATCTATCTGGGCGGCATGTGCCCGCGGTGCGAGGGCAGGGGAGCGGTCTCCGACCTCGACCTGACGCAGATCGTCGACGAATCGAAGTCGCTGCTGGACGGTGCGATCATGGTGCCCGGCTATACGGCCGACGGCTGGATGGTGAAGCAGTTCGCAGGGTCCGGCTTCTACCCCGCCGACAAGCCGATCGAGCAGTTCACCGAGAAGCAGCGACACCTCTTCCTCTATGGAGAAGTCACGAAGGTGAAGATCAACGAGATCAACATCACCTACGAAGGGCTGATCCCCAAGATCACCAAGGCGATGCTGTCGAAGGATCTTGACGCGCTGCAGCCGCACATCCGCGCGTTCGTCGAGAAGGTGGCGACGTTCGCCACCTGCCCTGAGTGCGACGGAACCCGGCTCACCGAGGGGGCGCGCTCGTCGAAGATCGACGGCGTCAGCATCGCCGATGCATGTCGGATGCAGGTGACTGACCTTGCCGCGTGGGTGAATGCTCTGACGCTGACAGGGGCGGGGCCGCTGCTGGACGCGCTGCGGTCGAACCTGGATTCCTTCGTCACCCTGGGCCTGGGTTATCTCAGCCTCGAGCGCCCGTCGGGCACGCTGAGCGGGGGAGAGGCGCAGCGCATCAAGCTGCTGCGGCACCTCGGCTCGTCGCTCACGGACGTGACGTACGTCTTCGACGAGCCCACGATCGGCCTCCACCCGCACGACATCCAGCAGATGAACTCCCTGCTGCTGCGGCTGCGCGACAAGGGCAACACCGTGCTCGTCGTGGAACACAAGCCCGAGACCATCGCGATCGCCGATCACGTGGTCGATCTGGGGCCCGGCGCGGGGAGCGCGGGTGGAGAGATCGGCTTCGAGGGAACCGTTAAGGGGCTGGCGGCCAGCGACACAGTCACGGGGCGGCATCTGAACGATCGGGCGAAGCTGAAGGACGCCGTGCGGGCGCGCTCCGGGGTGATCGAGGTGCGCGGCGCCGACACGCACAACCTGCAGGATGTCGACGTGGACGTGCCGACGGGCATCCTCACGGTCATCACCGGTGTTGCCGGGTCGGGCAAGAGCTCGCTGGTGCACGGCTCGATCTCGCCGCGCCCTGATGTCGTCTCGATCGACCAGACGGCGATCAAGGGGTCACGGCGCAGCAACCCGGCGACGTACACCGGGATGCTCGAGCCGATCCGCAAGGCGTTCGCGAAGGCCAACGGAGTAAAGCCTGCGCTGTTCAGTGCGAACAGTGAGGGCGCGTGCCCCACATGCAAGGGCTCGGGGGTCATCATCACTGAACTCGGCTTCATGGACACCATCGAGACGCCCTGTGAGGACTGTGGAGGCAAGCGCTTCCAGGCCGCCGTGCTGGAGTACAAGCTCGCAGGCAAGGACATCACCGAGGTGCTCGACCTGCCGGTCTCGGAGGCGCACGCGTTCTTCGCGTCGGATGAGGCGAAGATCCCGGCGGTGGTGAAGATCCTGGGCCGCATGCAGGACGTCGGTCTCGGATACCTGACCCTCGGGCAGCCGCTGTCGACCCTGTCCGGTGGCGAGCGGCAGCGTTTGAAGCTGGCGATCCAGATGGGGGAGGACGCCGACACCTACGTGCTCGACGAACCCACGACGGGGCTGCACCTCGCTGATGTCGACAACCTGCTCGGACTGCTGGATCGCCTCGTCGATGCCGGCAAGACCGTGATCGTGATCGAGCACCACCAGGCGGTCATGGCGCACGCCGACTGGATCGTCGACATCGGACCTGGTGCAGGTCACGATGGCGGACGCGTGGTATTCGAGGGCTCGCCGGCAGATCTCATCTCGGCGAAGACGACGCTCACAGGGCAGCACCTCGCCGACTACGTCGGTGCGTGA